One window of Leguminivora glycinivorella isolate SPB_JAAS2020 chromosome 9, LegGlyc_1.1, whole genome shotgun sequence genomic DNA carries:
- the LOC125229521 gene encoding uncharacterized protein LOC125229521, whose protein sequence is MRLCVILGTGLILSVIFAGAAPTDEVPSEDCDSPAPEVHYRQETLDTVSKSSSKDTSNTKTKTKEKVKVKHLKGGLTKTIIVDNTSIKTKKSSVEDDYNQTNHTLNVDGVEDADSLTNKHKHVMKETDSLKDKKTHIIITDKNGNIVSDTTNEKKKEKKKKKEKDRSSSKLVHTKKNVGIPKDCESPPVEPAPAPDC, encoded by the exons ATGAGGCTTTGTGTGATACTGGGCACGGGGCTGATATTGTCG GTGATCTTTGCCGGCGCAGCCCCCACTGACGAA GTGCCATCAGAAGATTGCGATAGCCCAGCACCAGAAG TTCACTATAGGCAGGAGACGCTGGATACAg TAAGCAAGAGTTCGTCCAAAGACACAT CAAATACCAAGACCAAAACGAAAGAGAAGGTAAAAGTGAAGCACCTCAAAGGCGGTCTAACAAAGACCATTATAGTGGACAACACCAGTATCAAAACTAAGAAGTCTTCTGTAGAAGACGACTACAACCAGACGAACCATACTCTGAATGTAGACGGGGTTGAAGACGCTGACAGTCTGACTAACAAGCATAAGCATGTGATGAAGGAGACGGATTCTCTGAAGGATAAAAAGACCCACATCATTATAACAG ACAAAAACGGCAACATAGTATCGGACACAACGAACGAGAAAAAGAAGgagaagaaaaaaaagaagGAGAAAGACCGTTCCTCGTCCAAGCTGGTGCACACCAAGAAGAATGTTGGTATCCCAAAAGATTGCGAGTCCCCGCCCGTCGAACCTGCGCCGGCGCCAGACTGCTGA